One region of Arthrobacter sp. StoSoilB22 genomic DNA includes:
- a CDS encoding regulatory protein RecX yields MTARRGPDPDSSVAADPEPDPESVARAIVLRQLTMAPRSRLQLSRKLAERNVPDDVAEAVLDRFEEVQLIDDAEFARMWVRSRSQSKKLAKGAIRRELADKGIELDAAEEALSQLSDQDEESAARELVQRKLRPSMDLTDRAERDKYTRRLASMLARKGYAPSMAFRIVGEVLAEAGTLE; encoded by the coding sequence TTGACGGCTAGGAGAGGGCCGGATCCGGATTCGTCCGTAGCGGCCGATCCTGAGCCTGACCCCGAATCCGTGGCGCGTGCCATCGTCCTGCGACAGCTGACGATGGCGCCGCGGAGCCGGCTGCAGTTGTCCCGGAAGCTTGCGGAGCGGAATGTTCCCGATGACGTGGCTGAGGCAGTCTTGGACCGCTTCGAAGAAGTTCAGCTGATCGATGATGCTGAGTTCGCCAGGATGTGGGTCCGTAGCCGCTCGCAAAGCAAAAAGCTTGCAAAGGGCGCCATCCGTCGCGAACTGGCAGACAAAGGCATAGAGCTTGATGCGGCCGAAGAAGCCTTATCCCAGCTCAGCGATCAAGATGAGGAATCGGCTGCTCGGGAGCTGGTCCAGCGCAAGCTACGGCCCAGCATGGATCTGACCGATCGGGCGGAGCGGGACAAGTACACGCGCCGGCTCGCGTCGATGCTGGCCCGCAAAGGCTACGCCCCCTCCATGGCATTCAGGATCGTCGGTGAGGTTCTGGCGGAAGCCGGTACCCTTGAGTAG
- a CDS encoding helix-turn-helix transcriptional regulator yields the protein MVKQPVSVNGVVRWKDVGLADQTQSEQKERKMVVLRHEIGDVLRDVRQRQGRTLREVSHSARVSLGYLSEVERGQKEASSELLSSICTALDVPLSHMLREVSDRVAVAEGVAVPDTVPQEFSQRYGRDLDLTDDFPQGMLSGAR from the coding sequence ATGGTAAAGCAGCCCGTATCCGTGAACGGCGTTGTCCGCTGGAAGGATGTGGGCTTGGCTGATCAGACACAGAGCGAACAGAAGGAGCGCAAAATGGTTGTACTACGCCACGAGATCGGTGATGTACTGCGCGATGTCCGCCAGCGTCAGGGCCGCACCCTCCGCGAGGTTTCGCACAGCGCCCGCGTTTCACTCGGTTACTTGAGTGAAGTTGAACGCGGCCAAAAGGAGGCTTCTTCCGAGCTCCTGTCTTCTATCTGCACAGCCCTGGATGTTCCGTTGTCCCACATGCTTCGCGAAGTCAGCGATCGCGTGGCCGTCGCAGAAGGTGTCGCAGTTCCGGACACTGTTCCGCAGGAATTCTCCCAGCGTTACGGACGCGATCTGGACCTCACGGACGACTTCCCGCAGGGAATGCTCTCCGGAGCCCGGTAA
- a CDS encoding MarR family transcriptional regulator: protein MVAMSNPLQSTPGPAVPGDSVDDALQQVEHQLSLLWRRARSISHQLSRQVHPDMEPAAYGLLTIIRREGPIRLTDLATCIGVGKPSVSRQIAFLESIGLVYKEADPQDGRAQSIRLTDKGEEKMHQVQDARRQVFRERLGEWPLEDVQILADYMGRLNAIYGDGALNVKEPGLDVEDKTGAA from the coding sequence ATGGTTGCCATGAGCAATCCTCTCCAGAGCACGCCCGGCCCGGCCGTGCCAGGCGATTCCGTGGACGACGCCCTCCAGCAGGTGGAACACCAGCTGAGCCTGCTCTGGCGCCGCGCACGTTCGATCTCCCACCAGTTGTCACGCCAGGTCCATCCGGACATGGAGCCTGCCGCCTACGGCCTCCTGACCATCATCCGCAGGGAGGGTCCCATCCGGCTCACGGACCTTGCTACCTGCATTGGGGTTGGCAAGCCTTCCGTGAGCCGTCAGATCGCGTTCCTTGAGAGCATCGGGCTCGTCTATAAGGAGGCCGACCCCCAGGACGGTAGGGCCCAATCCATCCGGCTGACGGACAAGGGCGAAGAGAAGATGCACCAGGTTCAGGATGCGCGGAGGCAGGTATTCCGTGAACGACTCGGCGAATGGCCGTTGGAGGATGTCCAGATATTGGCTGACTACATGGGCCGCCTCAACGCCATTTACGGCGATGGCGCCCTCAATGTAAAGGAACCAGGACTCGACGTCGAGGACAAAACCGGGGCCGCGTAG
- a CDS encoding DUF3046 domain-containing protein: protein MDDEFGAGYSRVLAGSLVLAGVGGRTAVEALASGYHPREVWLAVCEVQDVPPERRLGKDIKPAST, encoded by the coding sequence ATGGACGACGAATTCGGGGCAGGCTACTCCCGGGTCTTGGCCGGTTCCCTGGTGCTCGCCGGTGTGGGTGGGCGGACCGCCGTCGAGGCCTTGGCCTCCGGATATCACCCTCGCGAGGTGTGGTTGGCGGTCTGCGAAGTTCAGGACGTTCCTCCCGAACGACGGCTTGGCAAGGACATCAAACCGGCTTCCACCTAA
- the miaB gene encoding tRNA (N6-isopentenyl adenosine(37)-C2)-methylthiotransferase MiaB, whose protein sequence is MSLTIPSPSAANPPSVDPRTAAEPRPAAEPRTYQVRTFGCQMNVHDSERMAGLLEEAGYVPAEGDVADVVVFNTCAVRENADNKLYGNLGQLRQVKEANPSMQIAVGGCLAQKDRETIVKKAPWVDAVFGTHNVGALPALLNRARHNNEAQLEILESLDVFPSTLPTKRDSVYAGWVSISVGCNNTCTFCIVPSLRGKEKDRRPGEILAEIQALVDDGAVEVTLLGQNVNSYGVEFGDRQAFSKLLRACGEIEGLERVRFTSPHPAAFTDDVIDAMAETPNAMPQLHMPLQSGSDKVLKDMRRSYRSSKFLGILDKVRERIPHAAITTDIIVGFPGETEEDFQATLDVVEKSRFASAFTFQYSKRPGTPAADLPEQLPKAVVQERYERLTALQDRIAAEENAKQLGRQVEVLVTAQSGRKAGETHRLSGRSKDQRLVHFSVPAGAETPRPGDFVTVTITEAAAFHLVADPASPEDYILRRSRAGDAWDRSQADSCGVPAAGAASGKAGVSLGMPSLPVRRA, encoded by the coding sequence GTGAGTTTGACCATTCCCTCCCCATCAGCTGCCAACCCTCCCTCTGTTGATCCCCGGACTGCTGCAGAACCCCGGCCGGCTGCAGAGCCCCGGACTTATCAGGTTCGGACTTTCGGCTGCCAAATGAACGTCCATGATTCAGAGCGCATGGCGGGACTTCTCGAAGAAGCCGGGTATGTGCCTGCTGAGGGCGACGTAGCGGACGTCGTGGTCTTCAACACATGTGCTGTCCGTGAGAATGCAGACAACAAACTCTATGGAAACCTCGGCCAGCTGCGGCAGGTCAAGGAGGCGAACCCGTCCATGCAGATTGCCGTTGGCGGCTGTCTGGCCCAGAAGGATCGCGAGACCATCGTCAAGAAGGCGCCGTGGGTTGACGCCGTGTTCGGGACACACAACGTGGGGGCGCTTCCGGCCCTGTTGAACCGCGCCCGGCACAACAATGAGGCGCAACTGGAGATCCTCGAATCCTTGGATGTGTTCCCGTCAACGCTCCCCACCAAGCGTGACTCCGTGTACGCGGGCTGGGTTTCGATCTCCGTGGGATGCAACAACACGTGCACGTTCTGCATTGTGCCTTCGCTTCGTGGCAAAGAGAAAGACCGGCGCCCCGGCGAAATTCTGGCAGAAATCCAGGCGCTGGTGGATGACGGTGCAGTTGAGGTCACTTTGCTCGGCCAGAACGTTAATTCCTACGGTGTGGAATTCGGTGACCGTCAGGCCTTCTCCAAACTCCTGCGTGCCTGCGGTGAGATTGAAGGGCTGGAACGCGTTCGTTTCACCAGCCCGCACCCCGCAGCTTTCACCGACGATGTCATTGATGCCATGGCTGAGACACCCAACGCCATGCCCCAGTTGCATATGCCGCTGCAATCCGGCTCGGACAAGGTGCTCAAGGACATGCGCCGTTCTTACCGTTCCAGCAAGTTCCTCGGAATCCTGGACAAAGTGCGCGAACGCATTCCCCACGCAGCCATCACCACGGACATCATTGTTGGTTTCCCCGGTGAAACCGAGGAAGATTTCCAAGCCACCCTGGATGTTGTGGAGAAGTCCCGGTTTGCCTCCGCCTTTACGTTCCAGTACTCAAAGCGGCCAGGGACGCCGGCTGCTGACCTCCCTGAGCAGCTTCCCAAAGCGGTGGTGCAGGAACGCTACGAACGCCTCACAGCGTTGCAGGACCGTATTGCCGCAGAGGAGAACGCCAAGCAGTTGGGTCGTCAGGTGGAGGTCCTGGTCACCGCGCAATCAGGACGCAAGGCAGGCGAAACACACCGCCTGTCCGGTCGATCCAAGGACCAAAGGCTGGTGCACTTCTCTGTACCGGCCGGTGCCGAGACCCCGCGCCCGGGCGACTTTGTCACAGTCACCATCACCGAGGCCGCTGCTTTCCACCTAGTGGCTGATCCGGCAAGTCCGGAGGATTACATCTTGCGCCGCTCCCGTGCAGGCGACGCCTGGGATCGTTCTCAGGCTGATTCCTGTGGCGTTCCTGCCGCAGGAGCGGCGTCAGGCAAGGCAGGTGTGTCCTTGGGCATGCCGTCGCTGCCTGTTCGGCGCGCGTAG
- a CDS encoding ribonuclease J, translated as MTQTALPGLVTPPKLPKGTLRIVPLGGLGEIGRNMAVFEIDGKLLIVDCGVLFPEETQPGVDLILPDFSYIEDRLQDVVGVVLTHGHEDHIGAVPYLLRLKADIPLIGSQLTLALVEAKLQEHRIKPYTLTVTEGQVEQFGPFECEFVAVNHSIPDALAVFIRTEGGTVLHTGDFKMDQLPLDGRITDLRHFARLGEEGVDLFMADSTNADVPGFTTAEKEIGPTLDRLFGQAKKRIIVASFSSHVHRVQQVLDAAAKHGRKVAFVGRSMVRNMAIAAKLGYLDVPQGILVDIKNIDTMPDDRVVLMSTGSQGEPMAALSRMANGDHRVIVGKGDTVILASSLIPGNENAVFRIINGLLKLGADVIHKGTAKVHVSGHAAAGELLYCYNILEPLNAMPVHGETRHLIANGNIAAESGVPSDSIILSDNGTVIDLKDHMANIVGQVEVGFVYVDGSSVGEITDADLKDRRVLGDEGFISIITVISRTTGKIVSGPEIHARGVAEDDSVFDEIIPKINAALEEAVLNHADHTNHQLQQVVRRIIGTWVNRKLRRRPMIIPVILEA; from the coding sequence CAAACTGCCCAAAGGCACGCTGCGGATTGTCCCGCTCGGTGGACTGGGAGAGATTGGCCGCAATATGGCGGTCTTCGAAATCGATGGCAAACTGCTGATCGTTGATTGCGGTGTGCTCTTCCCCGAGGAGACCCAGCCGGGCGTCGACTTGATCCTGCCTGACTTCTCGTACATCGAAGACCGGCTGCAGGACGTGGTGGGCGTTGTGCTGACTCACGGCCACGAGGACCATATTGGCGCCGTTCCCTACCTCCTGCGCCTCAAAGCCGATATCCCGCTCATCGGATCCCAGCTGACTCTTGCGTTGGTGGAAGCCAAGCTTCAGGAACACCGGATCAAGCCGTACACGCTGACCGTCACTGAAGGGCAGGTGGAACAGTTCGGCCCGTTCGAGTGCGAGTTCGTTGCAGTCAACCACTCCATTCCGGACGCTTTGGCAGTCTTCATCCGCACCGAGGGCGGCACTGTGCTTCACACGGGCGATTTCAAGATGGATCAATTGCCGCTGGATGGCCGTATCACCGATCTTCGGCACTTCGCGCGCCTTGGTGAAGAGGGTGTGGACCTCTTTATGGCAGACTCCACCAACGCGGACGTGCCGGGCTTCACCACTGCCGAGAAGGAAATCGGCCCCACGCTGGACCGGCTGTTCGGCCAGGCCAAGAAGCGCATCATCGTGGCTTCGTTCTCGTCCCACGTTCACCGTGTCCAGCAAGTTCTGGATGCGGCCGCCAAACATGGCCGCAAGGTGGCCTTCGTTGGCCGTTCAATGGTCCGCAACATGGCTATCGCCGCCAAACTCGGGTACCTCGACGTCCCGCAAGGCATCCTGGTGGACATCAAGAACATCGACACCATGCCGGATGACCGCGTGGTCCTCATGTCCACAGGCTCGCAGGGTGAGCCGATGGCAGCGCTTTCCCGCATGGCCAACGGTGACCACCGTGTGATTGTTGGCAAGGGCGATACCGTCATCCTTGCCTCCAGCCTCATCCCGGGCAATGAGAACGCCGTATTCCGTATCATCAACGGCCTCCTGAAACTCGGCGCCGATGTGATCCACAAGGGCACAGCCAAGGTTCACGTATCCGGGCACGCTGCCGCTGGGGAACTGCTCTACTGCTACAACATCCTTGAGCCCCTCAATGCGATGCCCGTCCACGGTGAAACACGCCATTTGATTGCCAACGGCAATATTGCTGCCGAGTCCGGAGTTCCTTCGGACAGCATCATCCTGAGCGACAACGGCACGGTGATTGACCTCAAGGACCACATGGCGAACATCGTCGGCCAAGTAGAGGTCGGGTTCGTCTACGTGGACGGCTCCAGCGTGGGCGAAATCACCGACGCCGATCTCAAGGACCGACGAGTCCTGGGGGACGAGGGCTTCATTTCCATCATCACGGTCATCAGCCGCACTACTGGCAAGATCGTGTCCGGCCCTGAGATTCACGCCCGTGGGGTTGCCGAGGATGACTCAGTGTTCGACGAGATCATTCCCAAGATCAACGCCGCGCTCGAAGAAGCTGTGCTTAACCACGCAGATCACACCAACCATCAGTTGCAGCAGGTGGTCCGCAGGATCATCGGTACGTGGGTCAACCGGAAGCTTCGCCGCCGCCCCATGATTATCCCGGTAATCCTGGAAGCGTAG
- the pgsA gene encoding CDP-diacylglycerol--glycerol-3-phosphate 3-phosphatidyltransferase, which yields MTKAEGDNATSSSSDVWNLPNILTMLRIALVPFFVWFLLADDGEYGIWRWAAVVTFAVAIYTDKLDGDIARARGLITNFGKIADPIADKLLIGSALVLLSILGDLPWWVTILILVREWGITALRFVVIRYGVMPASRGGKLKTVVQTVAIFLYILPLKAIAPWLGDVAFWVMMVALAITLWTGAEYVVQALKLRAAGRRA from the coding sequence GTGACTAAAGCCGAGGGTGATAACGCGACTTCCAGCAGCTCCGATGTCTGGAACCTGCCCAACATCCTCACCATGCTCCGCATCGCCCTGGTTCCGTTCTTCGTATGGTTTCTTCTGGCCGACGACGGCGAGTACGGAATCTGGCGGTGGGCGGCCGTTGTGACCTTCGCTGTTGCCATCTATACGGACAAGCTCGACGGCGACATCGCCCGGGCGCGTGGCCTGATCACTAATTTCGGCAAGATCGCCGACCCCATTGCCGACAAGCTGCTGATCGGTTCGGCGCTGGTACTCCTGTCCATCCTGGGGGACTTGCCGTGGTGGGTGACCATCCTCATCCTTGTGCGGGAGTGGGGAATTACAGCCCTTCGCTTCGTTGTTATCCGATACGGCGTGATGCCGGCTTCCCGGGGCGGCAAGCTGAAAACAGTCGTTCAAACCGTGGCCATCTTCCTCTACATCCTTCCGCTGAAGGCGATCGCACCGTGGCTGGGTGACGTCGCCTTCTGGGTCATGATGGTGGCTCTCGCCATCACGCTGTGGACCGGAGCGGAATATGTGGTCCAGGCACTGAAGCTGCGGGCAGCCGGACGGCGCGCATGA
- a CDS encoding nicotinamide-nucleotide amidohydrolase family protein, giving the protein MMPPEGVSAAAQASTAAVAIAIGNKLTVATAESLTAGMVAATLANTPGASGMLQGGVVAYQNSVKAGVLGVSQELLVAVGSVDGQVAEAMADGVRRVCGADLGISTTGVAGPDPHDGKAVGTVFIGIAGESGTESFEYSFSGDRHSIREQACEAALARLLAALSDVGYRS; this is encoded by the coding sequence ATGATGCCCCCTGAAGGCGTATCCGCAGCCGCCCAGGCCTCCACGGCTGCCGTTGCCATAGCAATCGGGAACAAACTTACCGTGGCTACGGCTGAGTCTCTGACAGCCGGAATGGTTGCCGCCACGCTGGCCAATACTCCGGGCGCGTCCGGGATGCTGCAAGGCGGGGTGGTTGCCTACCAAAACTCGGTGAAGGCCGGTGTCCTGGGTGTTTCGCAGGAACTGCTTGTAGCGGTGGGCTCCGTTGACGGGCAAGTGGCCGAAGCAATGGCCGACGGCGTCCGGCGGGTCTGCGGGGCCGACCTCGGAATTTCCACCACGGGTGTGGCGGGACCTGATCCGCACGATGGTAAAGCAGTAGGCACCGTGTTCATCGGCATTGCCGGAGAATCCGGTACCGAGTCGTTTGAATATAGTTTTTCGGGGGACAGGCATTCCATCAGGGAACAGGCCTGTGAGGCCGCGTTGGCGCGTCTGCTTGCTGCGCTGAGTGACGTTGGTTACCGTTCGTAA
- a CDS encoding DNA translocase FtsK — protein MATRTTSTPRGSSSSKPGGTGRSTAASKTSAAGAKSGRGSTARTKQAAAVEPQAPLPLRMLSGFWQGIGHVVGAGVRRIGYDVSDLDPADRRDGAALFNLVLGITIATFAWWGLTGWLPDMVYSVVNGTFGWMSLLLPLMLFVCAFRLFRKPQDGRGNNRVGIGFMIMTLAGSGLAHVIGGLPTVADGFDGLRKAGGMLGFLAAAPLAAIHVAVPIVLFGLLAFVSLLIVTATPFGAIPSRIRGAYEHLMGVDLMDRSGKDAHDRSYLYENETVTKPKKKKRMRFFGKDEEADTSLEGYVGDEAFEHAIVDDDEDPETSAPRVPPGVRRPTQAEIAVGKIKAAQGLGANPGIENPTEAIPILTPEMPVPASPVAQVPAKPAGAPLPQTPIPQRTEQLSLAGDVTYTLPASDYLTPGSIPKERTEANDAVVAALTDTLTQFNVEAAVTGFSRGPTVTRYEIELSPGTKVERVTALSKNISYAVASSDVRILSPIPGKSAIGIEIPNTDRETVSLGDVLRSQNARRTDHPMVMGVGKDVEGGYVVANLAKMPHLLVAGATGAGKSSFVNSMITSILMRATPDEVRMVMVDPKRVELTAYEGVPHLITPIITNPKKAAEALQWVVREMDARYDDLANYGYKHIDDFNKAVRAGKVVPPVDSKRIIKPYPYLLVIVDELADLMMVAPRDVEDSIVRITQLARAAGIHLVLATQRPSVDVVTGLIKANVPSRMAFATSSVTDSRVVLDQPGAEKLIGQGDALFLPMGASKAMRVQGAWVTESEIHKVVEHVKGQLQAVYRDDVAAEAPKKQIDDDIGDDLEVLLQATELVVTTQFGSTSMLQRKLRVGFAKAGRLMDLLESRGVVGPSEGSKARDVLVKPDDLAAVLAAMKGQESPAAPDAHTAALSDNANSNIAVGGYAEDLVQADLDNRTQAIEYYDGADVPNDDEEGGEDAWSLTGR, from the coding sequence ATGGCGACCCGTACTACCTCCACGCCACGAGGCAGCTCCAGCAGCAAACCCGGCGGCACAGGCCGGAGCACTGCCGCATCCAAAACCAGCGCAGCCGGCGCCAAAAGCGGGCGTGGCAGCACTGCCCGCACCAAGCAAGCGGCCGCCGTCGAGCCCCAAGCGCCGCTGCCCCTGCGCATGCTGTCAGGTTTCTGGCAGGGGATCGGCCACGTTGTCGGCGCCGGGGTTCGGCGAATCGGCTATGACGTCAGCGATCTCGACCCCGCAGACCGCAGGGACGGCGCGGCACTTTTCAATTTGGTGTTGGGCATCACCATCGCCACCTTTGCGTGGTGGGGTCTGACCGGCTGGCTTCCGGACATGGTCTACAGCGTCGTCAACGGCACCTTTGGATGGATGTCCCTCCTTCTGCCCTTGATGTTGTTCGTCTGTGCTTTCCGCCTCTTCCGCAAGCCCCAGGACGGACGCGGCAATAACCGTGTGGGCATCGGCTTCATGATCATGACGCTGGCAGGCTCCGGTTTGGCCCATGTCATTGGCGGCTTGCCCACTGTTGCAGACGGTTTCGACGGCTTGCGCAAAGCCGGCGGAATGCTGGGTTTCCTCGCAGCGGCTCCTTTGGCTGCAATCCATGTGGCTGTACCGATTGTTCTCTTCGGATTGCTGGCGTTTGTCTCCCTGTTGATCGTCACAGCCACGCCGTTTGGTGCCATCCCATCCCGCATCCGGGGCGCCTACGAGCACCTCATGGGCGTCGACCTCATGGACCGCTCCGGTAAGGACGCCCATGACCGCAGCTACCTCTATGAAAATGAGACCGTCACCAAGCCCAAAAAGAAGAAGCGCATGCGCTTCTTCGGCAAGGACGAGGAAGCTGACACCAGCTTGGAAGGCTACGTCGGGGACGAGGCGTTCGAGCACGCCATAGTGGACGACGACGAAGATCCGGAGACGTCTGCGCCGCGGGTTCCGCCGGGCGTGCGTCGTCCAACACAGGCGGAGATCGCCGTCGGGAAGATCAAGGCTGCCCAAGGCTTGGGGGCCAACCCTGGAATAGAGAACCCCACCGAAGCCATTCCGATCCTTACTCCGGAGATGCCTGTACCCGCGTCTCCGGTTGCGCAGGTGCCGGCCAAGCCTGCAGGAGCACCGCTTCCGCAGACGCCCATCCCACAACGCACCGAGCAACTGTCCTTGGCCGGCGACGTCACCTACACCTTGCCGGCCTCGGACTACCTGACACCGGGCTCCATCCCGAAGGAACGCACGGAAGCCAACGACGCCGTCGTCGCCGCCCTGACGGATACCCTCACGCAGTTCAACGTGGAGGCTGCGGTGACCGGCTTCAGCCGTGGTCCCACGGTGACCCGCTATGAGATCGAGCTGTCACCTGGTACCAAGGTGGAGCGCGTCACCGCTTTGTCAAAGAACATTTCCTATGCCGTGGCGTCCAGCGACGTACGAATTTTGAGCCCTATCCCCGGCAAGTCAGCCATCGGCATCGAGATCCCCAACACGGACCGCGAAACGGTGTCCCTGGGCGACGTCCTGCGCAGCCAGAACGCCCGCCGCACGGACCACCCCATGGTGATGGGTGTGGGCAAGGACGTCGAGGGCGGCTACGTCGTGGCCAACCTCGCCAAGATGCCCCACCTGTTGGTGGCCGGTGCCACGGGCGCCGGTAAATCCAGTTTCGTCAACTCCATGATCACTTCCATCCTGATGCGTGCAACGCCGGATGAGGTCCGCATGGTCATGGTGGATCCCAAGCGCGTGGAACTCACGGCCTACGAAGGCGTCCCGCACCTGATCACGCCCATCATCACCAATCCCAAAAAAGCTGCCGAGGCACTGCAGTGGGTTGTTCGCGAGATGGACGCCCGCTACGACGACCTCGCCAACTACGGTTATAAGCACATTGACGACTTCAACAAGGCGGTCAGGGCAGGCAAAGTAGTCCCTCCTGTGGACTCCAAGCGCATCATTAAGCCTTACCCCTATCTGCTGGTGATCGTGGACGAGCTCGCCGACCTCATGATGGTGGCCCCACGCGACGTCGAAGACTCGATTGTCCGCATCACCCAACTGGCCCGTGCGGCCGGCATCCACTTGGTGCTCGCAACCCAGCGACCCTCCGTCGATGTCGTGACCGGCTTGATCAAAGCCAATGTGCCGTCCCGAATGGCCTTCGCGACGTCGTCCGTCACGGACTCCCGCGTGGTCCTGGACCAGCCTGGCGCCGAGAAGCTCATTGGCCAAGGTGACGCGCTGTTCCTGCCGATGGGTGCATCCAAGGCAATGCGTGTCCAGGGTGCCTGGGTGACGGAATCAGAGATTCATAAAGTGGTGGAACACGTCAAGGGGCAGCTGCAGGCTGTCTACCGCGATGACGTCGCCGCCGAGGCACCGAAGAAGCAGATCGACGACGACATTGGAGATGATCTCGAGGTCCTGCTTCAGGCAACGGAACTTGTGGTGACCACGCAGTTCGGTTCAACGTCCATGCTCCAGCGGAAGCTTCGTGTGGGCTTTGCCAAGGCCGGCCGCCTCATGGACCTCCTGGAATCCCGCGGGGTGGTGGGCCCTTCCGAGGGCTCCAAGGCGCGCGACGTCCTGGTAAAGCCTGACGACCTCGCTGCCGTTCTTGCCGCGATGAAGGGTCAGGAGTCACCCGCTGCGCCGGACGCCCACACAGCGGCACTGAGCGATAACGCGAACTCGAACATCGCCGTCGGCGGTTATGCCGAAGACCTTGTTCAAGCGGACCTGGACAACCGGACGCAGGCCATCGAATATTACGACGGCGCGGATGTCCCGAACGATGACGAGGAGGGCGGCGAGGACGCCTGGTCGCTCACTGGAAGATAG
- the recA gene encoding recombinase RecA, giving the protein MAAAPDREKALEAALAQIDKQFGKGSIMRLGDDTRAPIEVIPTGSIALDVALGIGGLPRGRVVEIYGPESSGKTTVALHAVANAQRAGGIAAFIDAEHALDPDYAAKLGVDTDALLVSQPDTGEQALEIMDMLVGSGSLDIVVIDSVAALVPRAEIEGEMGDSHVGLQARLMSQALRKITGRLSQTKTTAIFINQLREKIGVFFGSPETTTGGKALKFYASVRIDVRRIQTLKEGADSVGNRTKAKIVKNKMAPPFKIAEFDIIYGQGISREGGIIDMGVEHGIIKKSGSWFTYDGDQLGQGMENSRRFLRDNPELAQELERLIKEKLGVGMAKAEEESPKLKAVDG; this is encoded by the coding sequence ATGGCGGCAGCCCCGGATCGTGAGAAGGCGCTCGAAGCAGCGCTTGCCCAGATCGACAAGCAGTTCGGTAAAGGCTCTATCATGCGTCTGGGTGATGACACCCGGGCACCGATTGAGGTCATCCCCACCGGCTCCATTGCGTTGGATGTCGCCCTTGGCATTGGTGGCCTGCCCCGAGGCCGCGTCGTGGAAATCTACGGCCCGGAATCCTCGGGTAAGACCACCGTGGCACTTCACGCCGTAGCCAATGCACAGCGCGCAGGCGGCATCGCTGCCTTCATCGACGCCGAGCACGCCCTTGATCCGGACTACGCTGCCAAGTTGGGCGTGGACACGGATGCACTCCTGGTCTCACAGCCGGATACCGGCGAGCAAGCCCTCGAAATCATGGACATGCTGGTGGGGTCCGGCTCGCTGGACATCGTGGTCATCGACTCCGTGGCCGCCTTGGTACCTCGTGCTGAAATCGAAGGCGAAATGGGCGACTCCCACGTTGGCCTCCAGGCCAGGCTCATGAGCCAGGCGCTTCGTAAGATCACCGGTCGCTTGAGCCAGACCAAGACCACCGCCATCTTCATTAACCAGTTGCGTGAAAAGATCGGCGTGTTCTTTGGTTCCCCGGAGACCACAACGGGTGGTAAGGCTCTGAAGTTCTACGCGTCAGTTCGAATCGACGTTCGCCGCATCCAAACCCTGAAGGAAGGTGCGGACTCCGTCGGTAACCGCACCAAGGCAAAGATCGTCAAGAACAAGATGGCTCCGCCCTTCAAGATCGCCGAGTTCGACATCATCTACGGTCAGGGCATCTCCCGCGAAGGCGGCATCATTGACATGGGTGTGGAGCACGGCATCATCAAGAAGTCCGGCTCCTGGTTCACTTATGACGGCGATCAGCTGGGTCAGGGCATGGAGAACTCGCGTCGCTTCCTGCGCGACAATCCGGAACTCGCTCAGGAACTGGAGCGCCTGATCAAGGAAAAGCTCGGCGTTGGTATGGCCAAGGCTGAAGAGGAATCCCCGAAGCTGAAGGCCGTTGACGGCTAG